Proteins encoded within one genomic window of Nordella sp. HKS 07:
- a CDS encoding adenylate/guanylate cyclase domain-containing protein → MHRRLMAILAADMVGYSRLVELDEAGTLARLKTHRLELVDPAITKTNGRIVKTTGDGMLVEFASATDAVECAVEIQRRMARRNADVEPERQIRFRIGINLGDVIVEDGDVLGDGVNIAARLQTIADAGGIAVSQAVRDELAHKLDLTFEDLGEQPLKNISRPLRVYRVMLDEAQATPVSAPALGDGGATSIAVLPFANMSGDPDQEFFADGLTEDIITALSRFRDLLVISRNSTFVYKGKAVNVQDVAKAFGVQYVVEGSVRKIANRVRITVQLIDARTDRHVWAERYDRELADIFAMQDEVTSSIVATLSGRVEAAAVERVQRSPTSNMRAYEYVLTAKVLHHRSTVQANAEAQRMIEKAIELDPKYAHAHAWRGCIVGQSWVYNWCPDRDTAWNTIVAELATALSLDDNDSDVHRILAAISLSRGDHEAARYHQERALALNPNNDLIVVQQGEYLTWVGKPEEGVEWIHKAMRLNPHHPERFWNHLGRAYFVARRYPEAIESFRHISKPDQFHLAFLAAAAAMAGDPAAADSYRRQALALDASLAVEAYLATLHYKRTEDAAHHREALIRAGLPQ, encoded by the coding sequence GTGCATCGCCGCCTGATGGCTATCCTCGCCGCCGACATGGTCGGTTACAGCCGACTAGTGGAGCTCGATGAAGCGGGAACCCTGGCGCGACTCAAGACCCACCGGCTGGAACTCGTCGATCCGGCCATCACCAAGACCAACGGCCGGATCGTCAAGACGACGGGTGACGGCATGCTGGTCGAATTCGCCTCCGCCACCGACGCTGTGGAATGCGCGGTCGAGATCCAGCGTCGCATGGCGAGGCGCAATGCCGATGTCGAGCCGGAGAGGCAGATCCGTTTCCGCATCGGCATCAATCTCGGCGACGTGATCGTCGAGGATGGCGACGTGCTGGGTGACGGGGTCAACATCGCGGCGCGGCTGCAGACGATCGCCGATGCCGGCGGCATCGCCGTCAGCCAGGCGGTGCGGGATGAACTGGCGCACAAGCTCGATCTCACCTTCGAGGATCTGGGCGAGCAGCCGCTGAAGAACATCTCGCGGCCGCTCAGGGTCTACCGCGTCATGCTGGACGAGGCGCAGGCAACACCGGTCTCGGCACCCGCGCTCGGCGACGGCGGCGCGACCTCGATCGCCGTTCTGCCCTTCGCCAATATGAGCGGCGACCCCGACCAGGAGTTCTTCGCCGACGGACTGACCGAGGACATCATCACCGCGCTCTCGCGCTTCCGCGATCTGCTCGTCATCTCGCGCAACTCGACCTTCGTCTACAAGGGCAAGGCGGTCAACGTTCAGGACGTCGCCAAGGCGTTCGGCGTGCAGTATGTCGTCGAGGGCAGCGTGCGCAAGATCGCCAACCGGGTGCGCATCACCGTGCAGCTCATCGATGCGCGCACCGACCGGCATGTCTGGGCCGAACGCTACGACCGCGAACTCGCCGATATCTTCGCCATGCAGGACGAGGTCACCTCGTCGATCGTGGCGACACTTTCCGGCCGCGTCGAGGCGGCCGCGGTCGAGCGCGTGCAGCGCAGCCCGACCAGCAATATGCGCGCGTATGAATATGTGCTGACCGCCAAGGTTCTGCACCACCGCTCGACCGTCCAAGCCAATGCCGAGGCGCAGAGGATGATCGAAAAGGCCATCGAGCTCGATCCCAAGTATGCCCATGCGCATGCATGGCGCGGCTGCATCGTCGGTCAGTCATGGGTATACAACTGGTGTCCCGACCGCGACACCGCCTGGAACACCATCGTCGCCGAACTCGCAACCGCCCTGTCGCTCGACGATAATGACAGCGACGTGCATCGCATCCTGGCGGCCATCAGCCTCAGTCGCGGCGACCATGAGGCGGCGCGCTATCACCAGGAGCGCGCCCTCGCCCTCAATCCCAACAACGACCTGATCGTCGTGCAGCAGGGCGAGTATCTGACCTGGGTCGGAAAGCCCGAGGAAGGCGTCGAGTGGATCCACAAGGCAATGCGGCTCAATCCGCATCATCCGGAACGGTTTTGGAACCATCTGGGCCGCGCCTATTTCGTGGCCCGCAGATATCCGGAAGCGATCGAGTCGTTCCGGCACATCAGCAAGCCCGATCAGTTCCACCTTGCATTCCTCGCGGCGGCGGCCGCGATGGCGGGTGACCCGGCGGCGGCCGACTCGTACCGGCGGCAGGCGCTTGCCCTCGATGCGAGCTTGGCGGTGGAGGCCTATCTCGCGACCCTGCACTACAAACGCACGGAAGATGCGGCGCATCACCGCGAGGCGCTGATCCGCGCCGGCCTGCCGCAATGA
- the hemB gene encoding porphobilinogen synthase, which yields MSHAQFPSTRMRRNRRTPWSRRLVAENTLSPGDFIWPIFVTEGTSTRVPVPSMPQVERLSVDLSVKAAEEAATLGIPVIALFPYTEPRLRSEDGDEALNPENLVCKAVRAIKQAVPEIGVLCDVALDPYTSHGHDGLLRHDTIVNDATVEILCRQSLVQAEAGCDVIAPSDMMDGRVGAIRQALDARGFTHVQIMAYSAKYASGFYGPFRDAVGSSGALKGDKRTYQMDSANGDEALREAALDIAEGADMIMVKPGMPYLDIVARIKQTFRVPTFAYQVSGEYSMIMAACQNGWLDPDKVILESLMAFKRAGADGILTYFALDAVKRLKAM from the coding sequence ATGTCCCACGCCCAATTCCCCAGCACCCGTATGCGGCGCAACCGGCGCACTCCCTGGTCGCGCCGCCTGGTCGCCGAGAACACACTCTCACCTGGCGATTTCATCTGGCCGATCTTCGTAACCGAAGGTACGAGTACACGCGTTCCCGTTCCCTCGATGCCGCAGGTCGAGCGGCTCTCCGTTGATCTCTCGGTCAAGGCCGCTGAAGAGGCGGCGACGCTCGGCATCCCGGTCATCGCCCTGTTTCCCTACACTGAGCCCCGCCTGCGCAGCGAAGATGGCGACGAAGCGCTGAACCCCGAAAATCTCGTGTGCAAGGCCGTACGGGCGATCAAGCAGGCGGTGCCGGAAATTGGCGTCCTCTGCGATGTCGCCCTCGATCCCTATACGAGCCATGGCCATGACGGGCTGCTTCGCCACGACACGATCGTCAATGACGCGACCGTCGAGATCCTGTGCCGGCAGTCCCTCGTCCAGGCCGAAGCGGGTTGCGATGTCATCGCGCCCTCCGACATGATGGACGGCCGCGTCGGCGCCATCCGCCAGGCCCTCGATGCGCGCGGCTTCACCCATGTGCAGATCATGGCGTACAGCGCCAAATATGCCTCCGGCTTCTATGGTCCGTTCCGCGACGCGGTCGGCTCCTCGGGCGCGCTCAAGGGTGACAAGCGCACTTATCAGATGGATTCCGCCAATGGCGACGAGGCGCTGCGCGAGGCGGCACTCGATATCGCCGAAGGCGCCGACATGATCATGGTCAAGCCCGGCATGCCCTATCTCGACATCGTCGCGCGCATCAAGCAGACCTTCCGTGTACCGACTTTCGCCTATCAGGTGTCTGGCGAATACTCGATGATCATGGCGGCCTGCCAGAATGGCTGGCTCGATCCCGACAAGGTAATCCTGGAAAGCCTGATGGCGTTCAAGCGCGCCGGCGCCGACGGGATACTCACCTATTTCGCGCTCGATGCGGTGAAGCGGTTGAAGGCAATGTAA
- a CDS encoding extensin family protein yields the protein MVNELQGRRLGLIVLGLQLALTAEAAGATAPIPRAKPTPPTAEAILEPALSSPPLPRAKPAKPPKSAAEALPRQSWPKSTGNWPTAEVLAARAACEKMLSGLDVIWRPDEPIGEPDGCGTPAPIAIAEVAQIRIDPPATVNCEFAAALNSWFTQSVQPQAKKQLGASIIGIRNASSYACRRRNNAKTGKLSEHARANALDIAAFDFSKTAQVTVAGGSSGLLQKVGLSAKGNFVKALRKSACEYFNTVLGPGADPYHGDHFHVDLMKLRPGRFKMCR from the coding sequence TTGGTTAACGAATTGCAGGGACGCCGGCTCGGTCTGATCGTTCTGGGGTTACAGCTTGCCCTAACGGCAGAGGCGGCTGGTGCTACGGCCCCGATACCGCGCGCCAAGCCGACGCCGCCCACAGCCGAGGCTATCCTCGAGCCCGCCCTGTCCAGCCCGCCCCTGCCGCGCGCCAAGCCCGCGAAGCCCCCGAAAAGCGCCGCCGAGGCCCTTCCCCGCCAGAGTTGGCCCAAGAGCACCGGCAACTGGCCCACAGCCGAGGTGCTCGCCGCCCGGGCCGCCTGCGAGAAGATGCTTTCCGGCCTCGACGTGATCTGGCGCCCCGATGAGCCGATCGGCGAGCCCGATGGTTGCGGCACGCCGGCGCCCATCGCCATCGCCGAAGTGGCGCAGATCCGCATCGACCCGCCCGCCACCGTCAATTGCGAATTCGCCGCGGCGCTCAATTCCTGGTTCACTCAGTCAGTGCAACCGCAGGCGAAGAAACAGTTGGGCGCGAGCATCATCGGCATCCGCAACGCCTCTTCCTATGCCTGTCGGCGGCGCAACAACGCCAAGACCGGCAAGCTCTCCGAACATGCGCGCGCCAATGCGCTCGATATCGCCGCGTTCGATTTCAGCAAGACAGCGCAGGTCACCGTCGCCGGCGGGTCGAGCGGCCTCCTTCAGAAGGTCGGGCTGTCGGCCAAGGGCAATTTCGTAAAGGCCCTGCGCAAAAGCGCCTGCGAATACTTCAATACGGTGCTGGGCCCCGGCGCCGACCCCTATCACGGTGATCATTTTCATGTCGACCTGATGAAGTTGCGTCCGGGCCGCTTCAAGATGTGCCGCTAG
- a CDS encoding plastocyanin/azurin family copper-binding protein: MFVKLVLAALICGASVAPGLAGEAVTVDVKLFQFKPKELDVRRGATVTWTNGDAIEHSVTAGEPGKPSPAFDSGFFTKGESFAHTFETAGIFTYFCRRHPNMRAIVKVE; the protein is encoded by the coding sequence ATGTTCGTGAAGCTCGTACTCGCTGCTCTGATCTGCGGCGCATCGGTCGCTCCTGGGCTTGCCGGCGAGGCAGTCACAGTCGACGTCAAGCTCTTTCAGTTCAAGCCCAAGGAACTCGACGTGAGGAGGGGGGCGACCGTCACCTGGACCAATGGTGATGCCATCGAACATTCGGTCACCGCGGGTGAACCAGGCAAACCCTCCCCGGCATTCGATTCCGGCTTCTTCACCAAAGGCGAAAGCTTTGCCCACACCTTCGAAACGGCCGGCATCTTCACCTACTTCTGCAGGCGCCATCCCAATATGCGGGCAATTGTGAAGGTCGAATGA
- the ldtR gene encoding transcriptional regulator LdtR, which translates to MRTQTVGGVRPAGLEPGREQIKHRYLEALTLIERLHRRLLDVIKDDFERAGAPEVNPVQALLLFNIGDSELTAGELKTRGHYQGSNVSYNLKKLVEAGYVNHERSNSDKRSVRVRLTPRGQAIRERVDQLYNRQLHSVEEVVGLSVEEFERINKALTRLERFWTDQILYRL; encoded by the coding sequence ATGCGTACTCAAACTGTGGGGGGCGTGCGCCCTGCCGGGCTGGAGCCCGGACGCGAGCAGATCAAGCATCGCTATCTGGAAGCTCTGACCCTGATCGAACGTCTGCATCGCAGGCTGCTGGATGTCATCAAGGATGATTTCGAGCGGGCCGGCGCTCCGGAGGTCAACCCGGTCCAGGCGCTGCTCCTGTTCAATATCGGCGATTCCGAGCTCACCGCGGGCGAATTGAAGACACGCGGGCACTACCAGGGCTCGAATGTCTCCTACAACCTCAAGAAGCTTGTCGAGGCGGGCTACGTCAATCACGAGCGCTCGAACTCGGACAAGCGCTCGGTAAGGGTGCGCCTGACGCCGAGAGGCCAGGCGATCCGCGAACGCGTCGACCAGCTCTATAACCGCCAGCTTCATTCGGTCGAAGAGGTCGTCGGCCTCTCCGTCGAGGAGTTCGAGCGCATCAATAAGGCGCTGACCCGCCTGGAGCGCTTCTGGACGGACCAGATCCTCTACCGGCTGTAA
- a CDS encoding L,D-transpeptidase family protein produces the protein MMSGNRLGKLVFTTVLLASFTAMTPLTAYAERADGNSWWSPKKAQDTGGSPSSGVRDSIMAPSATSNISGSKAGQAVTKTEVFADKSVAPMVSINSAGAMANAVSRYEAIAAQGGWGTLSGKKLSKGDDGAAVVALKHRLIAEGYLGADALSGETAQWFTAGVEKALAEFQANNGLAVTGKTDKPTVSTLNIPVSQRLATMRANLPRLHEYSKGLADRYIIVNVPALQLEAVNFNTVFSRHNVIAGSPKRPTPVTITQVSDINFNPYWNVPVSIVERDLLPRIRRNGVSVFRDMDMRIYDGWNGPEVDPRTVDWDYVAANRYFFRQDPGEENSMASVKINFPSPFGIYLHDTPTKSLFTTGARYLSSGCVRVDQVSVLINWILNGQDGWNPQRIEAFKQSKERMDVKVTNAPQLRTVYLTSWVNGAGQVNFRPDVYDLDDTGFVVGQPLAPGELSDDGKRYVLKAQVYQVEEVPDQPESFSFFNSRRKPKVEKVSSSSNDQPFGFFNMRRKTTDSGTTSGLLSNTKAKPKKVVAADNEDDVLFNFNKPGSSKTKKAAAKKTPDKKKLQQASITGAGKKKPVVANSKAKKVEQAAAPAKKAAPAATTAPVIKKKKVEEATTGQPAP, from the coding sequence ATGATGTCCGGAAATCGCCTCGGCAAACTGGTTTTCACCACTGTCCTCCTCGCCTCTTTCACGGCCATGACCCCGCTGACGGCCTATGCCGAGCGGGCTGATGGCAATTCCTGGTGGTCGCCCAAGAAGGCCCAGGACACAGGCGGTTCGCCCTCCTCGGGCGTGAGGGACAGCATCATGGCACCGTCGGCCACCAGCAATATTTCAGGCAGCAAGGCCGGTCAGGCGGTCACCAAGACGGAGGTTTTCGCCGACAAGAGCGTCGCGCCGATGGTGTCGATCAACAGCGCCGGCGCCATGGCCAATGCCGTTTCTCGCTATGAGGCGATCGCCGCCCAGGGCGGCTGGGGCACGCTCTCGGGCAAGAAGCTGAGCAAAGGCGATGACGGTGCCGCCGTTGTGGCCCTGAAGCACCGGCTCATCGCCGAAGGCTATCTCGGTGCCGATGCACTGTCGGGCGAAACCGCCCAGTGGTTCACCGCCGGAGTCGAAAAGGCGCTGGCGGAGTTCCAGGCCAATAACGGCCTCGCCGTCACCGGCAAGACCGATAAGCCTACCGTCAGCACGCTCAACATCCCGGTCTCGCAACGCCTCGCCACCATGCGCGCCAATCTCCCGCGCCTGCATGAATATTCGAAGGGCCTCGCCGACCGCTACATCATCGTCAACGTGCCCGCGCTCCAGCTCGAGGCCGTGAACTTCAATACCGTCTTCTCGCGCCACAACGTCATCGCCGGCAGCCCGAAGCGGCCGACCCCCGTCACCATCACGCAAGTGTCGGACATCAATTTTAATCCCTATTGGAACGTGCCGGTGTCGATCGTCGAGCGCGATCTCCTGCCGCGTATTCGCAGAAATGGGGTGAGCGTCTTCCGCGACATGGACATGCGCATCTACGACGGCTGGAATGGGCCGGAAGTCGATCCGCGCACCGTCGACTGGGACTATGTCGCCGCCAACCGCTATTTCTTCCGCCAGGATCCGGGCGAGGAGAATTCAATGGCTTCGGTCAAGATCAACTTCCCGAGCCCCTTCGGTATCTATCTGCACGACACGCCGACCAAGAGCCTGTTCACCACCGGGGCGCGCTATCTGAGCTCGGGCTGCGTGCGCGTCGATCAGGTTTCAGTGCTCATCAACTGGATCCTCAACGGCCAGGACGGGTGGAACCCTCAGCGTATCGAGGCATTCAAGCAAAGCAAGGAGCGCATGGACGTGAAGGTGACGAATGCGCCACAGCTGCGCACCGTCTATCTCACCTCCTGGGTCAATGGCGCGGGCCAGGTGAATTTCCGGCCCGATGTCTATGATCTCGACGACACCGGCTTCGTCGTCGGCCAGCCCCTGGCGCCTGGCGAGCTCAGCGACGACGGCAAGCGCTATGTGCTGAAGGCGCAGGTCTACCAGGTCGAGGAAGTGCCCGATCAGCCGGAATCCTTCAGCTTCTTCAATTCGCGCCGCAAGCCCAAGGTCGAAAAGGTCTCGTCGAGCAGCAACGATCAGCCCTTCGGCTTTTTCAACATGCGCCGCAAGACGACGGATAGCGGCACGACGAGCGGCTTGTTGTCAAACACCAAGGCGAAGCCCAAGAAGGTCGTGGCCGCCGATAACGAAGACGACGTGCTGTTCAACTTCAACAAGCCGGGCTCCAGCAAGACGAAGAAGGCCGCGGCGAAGAAGACCCCAGACAAAAAGAAGCTCCAGCAGGCCTCGATAACCGGCGCCGGCAAGAAGAAGCCGGTCGTCGCAAACAGCAAGGCGAAAAAAGTCGAGCAGGCGGCCGCGCCGGCCAAGAAGGCGGCGCCCGCCGCCACGACCGCGCCGGTCATCAAGAAAAAGAAGGTCGAGGAAGCCACCACCGGTCAGCCGGCGCCGTAG
- the hemA gene encoding 5-aminolevulinate synthase, whose translation MTNTFDYSGAFAAAVGKVRQEGRYREFADIGRIRGRFPRALYRGPDGEREVTVWCSNDYLGMGQHPKVLAAMHEALDEIGAGSGGTRNISGTNNHHVLLEAELADLHGTEAALLFNSGYMANEAALSTIGRLLPGCVILSDELNHASMIEGIRHGRCDKIIWRHNDLKDLEAKLKSLDPGRPKVIAFESVYSMDGDIAPIAEICDLARRYGALTYLDEVHAVGMYGPRGGGVAERDGVLDRVDIYEGTLAKAFGVMGGYVAASTMLIDAIRSTAAGFIFTTSLAPVLAAGIVASVRHLKESSEERALQHKHADLLKHELARVGLPVIMSPSHIVPVIVGDPVRCKELTDRLLAQFNIYVQPINYPTVPKGSERIRLTPGPLHGELEIARLVSALDQLWTSMTLKRAA comes from the coding sequence ATGACGAACACATTTGATTACTCCGGAGCTTTCGCGGCAGCCGTTGGCAAAGTACGCCAGGAGGGCCGCTATCGTGAGTTCGCCGACATCGGCCGTATCCGTGGCCGCTTCCCGCGCGCTCTCTATCGTGGTCCCGATGGCGAGCGTGAGGTCACTGTCTGGTGCTCCAACGACTATCTCGGCATGGGCCAGCATCCCAAGGTGCTCGCCGCCATGCATGAGGCGTTGGACGAGATCGGCGCCGGCTCGGGCGGCACGCGCAACATCTCCGGCACCAACAACCACCACGTCCTGCTTGAGGCCGAGCTTGCCGATCTGCATGGCACGGAAGCAGCGCTCCTGTTCAATTCAGGCTATATGGCCAATGAGGCGGCGCTGTCGACGATCGGCCGGCTGCTGCCTGGTTGCGTCATCCTTTCGGACGAGCTCAACCACGCCTCGATGATCGAGGGAATCAGGCATGGCCGCTGCGATAAGATCATCTGGCGCCACAACGATCTGAAGGACCTCGAGGCGAAGCTCAAGTCGCTCGATCCCGGCCGTCCCAAGGTAATCGCCTTCGAATCGGTCTATTCGATGGACGGCGACATAGCCCCGATCGCCGAGATCTGCGATCTCGCCCGGCGCTATGGCGCACTGACCTATCTCGATGAGGTTCACGCCGTCGGCATGTATGGGCCGAGAGGCGGCGGCGTCGCCGAGCGCGACGGTGTGCTTGATCGCGTCGACATCTACGAGGGCACGCTCGCCAAGGCCTTCGGCGTCATGGGTGGCTATGTGGCGGCCTCGACCATGCTGATCGACGCCATCCGCTCGACGGCGGCGGGGTTTATTTTCACCACCTCGCTGGCGCCGGTGCTCGCCGCCGGCATAGTCGCGAGCGTACGGCATCTGAAGGAAAGCAGCGAGGAGCGCGCCCTTCAGCACAAGCACGCGGATCTCCTGAAACACGAGCTGGCAAGAGTCGGTCTGCCCGTGATCATGTCGCCGAGCCATATCGTGCCGGTCATCGTCGGCGATCCGGTCCGCTGCAAGGAGCTCACCGACCGGCTTCTCGCCCAGTTCAACATCTATGTTCAGCCGATCAACTATCCGACCGTGCCGAAGGGCAGCGAACGAATCCGGCTGACGCCCGGCCCGCTGCATGGCGAGCTCGAAATCGCCCGTCTCGTTTCGGCGCTCGACCAGCTCTGGACGTCGATGACGCTGAAGCGGGCCGCCTGA
- a CDS encoding NAD(P)-dependent oxidoreductase yields MTILVTGSAGHLGEALMRTFGAQGEAARGIDIKPSPFTDCVGSIADRAFIRQCMAGVRTVMHAATLHKPHIATHSYQDFLDTNLTGTLVLLEEAMSVGVEAFVLTSTTSAFGAALIPAEGGPAIWVTEDLTPIPRNIYGVSKIAAEGLCGLFARRHGLPVIVLKTSRFFPEVDDDTAMRGRYEPANTQANELLNRRADIADIVDAHLLAAAKAKSIGFGRFIISATTPFCRDDLETLRVDAPAVVHRLYPDCAALFAARGWRLFPAIDRVYVNRRAVTELGWRPKHDFHHVLDCLAKGCDFRSPLAGAVGSKGYHDRTFAEGPYPVA; encoded by the coding sequence ATGACGATCCTCGTGACGGGCAGCGCCGGGCATCTCGGTGAGGCCCTCATGCGGACTTTCGGTGCGCAGGGAGAGGCGGCGCGAGGTATCGACATCAAGCCGTCGCCCTTCACCGATTGCGTCGGATCCATCGCCGACCGGGCCTTCATCCGACAATGCATGGCGGGAGTGCGGACTGTCATGCATGCGGCGACCTTGCACAAGCCGCATATCGCTACCCATTCCTACCAGGATTTCCTCGACACCAACCTCACCGGCACGCTGGTTCTATTGGAGGAGGCGATGAGCGTCGGGGTCGAGGCTTTCGTCTTGACCAGCACGACGAGCGCCTTTGGCGCCGCCCTGATCCCTGCCGAGGGAGGGCCGGCGATCTGGGTGACCGAGGATCTCACGCCCATCCCCAGGAACATCTATGGCGTCAGCAAGATCGCTGCCGAGGGCCTGTGCGGGCTCTTCGCGCGAAGGCACGGGCTTCCGGTTATTGTGCTCAAGACCTCGCGCTTTTTTCCGGAAGTCGATGACGACACGGCGATGCGGGGGCGCTATGAGCCGGCCAATACCCAGGCCAACGAGTTGCTTAACCGGCGCGCCGACATCGCCGATATCGTCGATGCCCATCTTCTGGCCGCCGCGAAGGCGAAGTCGATCGGCTTCGGGCGCTTCATCATTTCGGCGACGACGCCCTTCTGCCGCGACGACCTCGAGACGTTGCGCGTCGACGCCCCGGCTGTCGTTCATCGGCTGTACCCCGATTGCGCGGCGCTCTTCGCCGCCCGCGGCTGGCGGCTTTTCCCTGCGATTGACCGGGTCTATGTGAACCGACGCGCGGTGACGGAGCTGGGCTGGCGGCCGAAACATGATTTCCACCATGTGCTCGATTGCCTCGCCAAGGGGTGCGATTTCCGCAGCCCGCTGGCCGGCGCGGTCGGCAGCAAAGGCTATCACGACCGGACCTTCGCCGAGGGGCCTTATCCAGTGGCGTAA
- the glyA gene encoding serine hydroxymethyltransferase encodes MARKVAKKIKPAKKKVQPRKAAKAARPARKPAKPAKKVAKPKVTVGGFFSAGLAQADKAVAASIKRELGRQQNEIELIASENIVSRAVLEAQGSVNTNKYAEGYPGRRYYGGCQYVDEVETLAIERAKKLFNCGFANVQPHSGAQANQAVFFACMQPGDTYMGLDLRAGGHLTHGAPVNQSGKWFNVVPYRVRQDDQRIDYDFVAELAEQNKPKLILAGGSAYPRFIDFARFRQIADSVGAVFMVDMAHIAGLVAGGVHPNPLDHAHVVTTTTHKTLRGPRGGMVLTNGEEMAKKINSSVFPGLQGGPLMHVIAAKAVAFGEALQPSFKKYAAQVVANAKTLSDSMIAGGCDIVSGGTDTHLMLVDLRKKGLTGKAAEAALGRAWITCNKNGIPFDPEKPMVTSGIRLGTPAGTTRGFGIKEFKEVGALITEVLDGLAKNGEEGNAKVETAVRKKAAQLTRRFPIYS; translated from the coding sequence ATGGCCCGTAAGGTTGCTAAGAAGATCAAGCCGGCTAAGAAGAAGGTTCAGCCACGCAAGGCCGCGAAAGCCGCAAGGCCCGCGAGGAAGCCCGCCAAGCCCGCCAAGAAGGTCGCCAAGCCGAAAGTCACCGTAGGCGGCTTCTTCAGCGCGGGTCTCGCTCAGGCCGACAAGGCGGTGGCCGCCTCGATCAAGCGCGAGCTCGGCCGCCAGCAGAATGAGATTGAGCTCATCGCGTCGGAGAATATCGTCTCGCGCGCCGTGCTCGAGGCACAAGGCTCCGTCAATACCAACAAATATGCCGAGGGCTATCCGGGCCGGCGCTATTATGGCGGTTGCCAATATGTCGACGAGGTCGAGACCCTCGCCATAGAGCGCGCCAAGAAGCTGTTCAATTGCGGATTCGCCAATGTGCAGCCGCATTCGGGCGCCCAGGCGAACCAGGCCGTCTTCTTCGCCTGCATGCAGCCTGGCGACACCTATATGGGCCTCGATCTGAGAGCCGGCGGCCACCTGACCCATGGCGCTCCGGTCAACCAGTCCGGCAAGTGGTTCAATGTCGTGCCATATCGCGTGCGCCAGGACGACCAGCGCATCGATTATGATTTCGTCGCCGAGTTGGCCGAACAGAACAAACCGAAGCTCATCCTCGCCGGCGGTTCCGCCTATCCGCGCTTCATCGACTTCGCCAGGTTCCGCCAGATCGCCGATTCGGTCGGTGCCGTCTTCATGGTCGACATGGCCCATATCGCCGGCCTCGTCGCCGGTGGCGTCCATCCCAATCCGCTCGATCACGCCCATGTCGTGACCACCACCACACACAAGACCCTGCGCGGCCCGCGTGGCGGCATGGTGCTCACCAATGGCGAGGAAATGGCCAAGAAGATCAATTCCTCGGTCTTTCCGGGCCTTCAGGGCGGGCCCCTGATGCATGTCATCGCCGCCAAGGCAGTGGCCTTCGGCGAGGCGCTGCAGCCGTCCTTCAAGAAATACGCGGCTCAGGTCGTCGCCAATGCCAAGACCCTCAGCGACAGCATGATCGCGGGCGGCTGCGACATCGTCTCGGGCGGCACCGACACCCATCTGATGCTGGTCGATCTGCGCAAGAAAGGTCTCACCGGCAAGGCGGCGGAGGCGGCTTTGGGCCGCGCCTGGATCACCTGCAACAAGAACGGTATCCCCTTCGATCCGGAGAAGCCGATGGTGACCTCGGGGATCCGTCTGGGCACTCCCGCCGGCACCACCCGGGGCTTCGGCATCAAGGAATTCAAGGAGGTCGGCGCTCTCATCACCGAAGTCCTCGACGGGCTTGCGAAGAACGGCGAAGAGGGCAATGCTAAGGTCGAGACGGCCGTTCGCAAGAAGGCCGCTCAGCTGACCAGACGATTCCCGATCTACTCCTGA
- the nrdR gene encoding transcriptional regulator NrdR: protein MRCPFCNNEETQVKDSRPSEDGTAIRRRRYCPDCGGRFTTFERVQLRELTVVKRSGRRVPFDRDKLMRSVQIALRKRPVDPERVERMVSGIVRQLESLGESDIKSETVGKLIMEALKVLDDVAYVRFASVYKNFREAKDFEELLGELSGEEGEVGPQRD from the coding sequence ATGCGCTGTCCCTTTTGCAACAATGAAGAGACGCAGGTGAAGGACAGCCGTCCGAGCGAGGACGGGACAGCCATTCGCCGCCGCCGCTATTGTCCCGATTGCGGCGGCCGCTTCACCACTTTCGAACGCGTGCAGCTGCGCGAGCTCACCGTCGTCAAGCGCTCCGGCCGCCGCGTGCCGTTCGACCGGGACAAGCTGATGCGCTCGGTGCAGATCGCGTTGCGCAAGCGCCCGGTGGATCCCGAGCGCGTCGAGCGCATGGTCTCAGGCATCGTGCGCCAGCTCGAAAGCCTGGGCGAAAGCGACATCAAGTCCGAGACGGTCGGCAAGCTCATCATGGAGGCGCTGAAGGTCCTGGACGACGTCGCCTATGTGCGCTTCGCCTCGGTCTACAAGAACTTCCGCGAGGCCAAGGATTTCGAGGAGCTGCTCGGCGAATTGTCGGGCGAAGAGGGCGAGGTCGGCCCGCAGCGGGACTGA